One region of bacterium genomic DNA includes:
- a CDS encoding DUF2892 domain-containing protein, whose product MIKNMGAADRTIRTIIAIVVGILYFTNQITGIAAIILGAFAVIFLLTSFIGSCPLYIPFKMSTLGKKTE is encoded by the coding sequence ATGATTAAGAACATGGGAGCGGCCGATCGTACGATTCGTACAATTATCGCGATTGTAGTGGGAATTTTGTATTTCACCAATCAGATTACGGGGATTGCCGCTATTATTCTGGGTGCTTTTGCTGTTATATTTCTTTTGACAAGTTTCATCGGATCGTGTCCGCTTTACATACCATTTAAAATGTCTACGTTGGGGAAAAAAACAGAATAA
- a CDS encoding universal stress protein — MMTITKILYPTDFSDHSHRALHHALFLARQYKATLHILHAIVLHGEDPYNPELHFPALDEIEKELEKKASERMLHMIQDSSVHEVSIVRAQERGVSPAPVILDYAAKNGIDLIVMGTHGRRGLRHLLMGSVAEEVVRMAPCPVMTVRHNGHAADKVKMDVIVVPVDFSEHSRNALSRAKEMADIYGATLQILYVFDFPNYPAFYHSVENVVFDSVKRIEGKSKDELQKFYGETKGPEVKAEFHVLDGRASHEIVEFARKHKADLIFMATHGLSGIQHLLMGSVAEKVVRSAECPVLTVKASKTI; from the coding sequence ATGATGACTATTACCAAAATTCTGTACCCGACCGATTTCTCCGACCACTCGCATCGTGCTTTGCATCACGCATTATTTTTAGCCCGACAATACAAAGCAACCCTGCATATTCTTCATGCCATCGTTTTGCATGGCGAGGACCCGTACAACCCCGAACTGCACTTTCCGGCGTTGGATGAAATCGAGAAAGAACTCGAAAAGAAAGCTTCCGAACGGATGCTGCACATGATTCAAGATTCGTCGGTTCACGAAGTATCGATCGTTCGCGCGCAGGAAAGAGGCGTTTCGCCGGCCCCGGTCATTCTGGATTACGCCGCAAAAAACGGAATCGATTTGATTGTGATGGGAACTCACGGACGGCGTGGGCTACGCCATCTCTTAATGGGCAGTGTCGCGGAAGAAGTAGTAAGAATGGCACCATGCCCGGTCATGACCGTTCGGCATAACGGTCATGCCGCGGACAAAGTCAAAATGGACGTGATCGTCGTACCGGTCGATTTTTCAGAACATTCTCGTAATGCTTTGTCACGTGCAAAAGAAATGGCCGACATCTACGGCGCAACGTTACAGATTTTATACGTTTTTGATTTTCCCAATTATCCCGCTTTTTATCACAGTGTGGAAAATGTGGTTTTTGACAGCGTCAAACGCATCGAAGGCAAATCCAAAGATGAATTACAAAAATTTTATGGAGAAACAAAGGGACCGGAAGTGAAAGCCGAATTTCATGTCTTGGACGGCCGTGCCTCGCATGAAATCGTGGAATTTGCCCGCAAGCATAAAGCCGATCTGATTTTTATGGCAACACACGGGTTGTCGGGTATTCAACATCTTCTTATGGGCAGTGTAGCGGAGAAAGTCGTACGATCGGCGGAATGTCCGGTACTGACGGTCAAAGCATCCAAAACTATTTGA